In Shewanella glacialimarina, the genomic stretch TGTCACTGGGATATCAACGCCTACAGTGCAGGCACAACGGTATTTTCCATGAGGATTAAACCTAATGGAAAACTATTAACCTTAAGTTCTGATGGTGGTCTTGAAACCTGGAGTTTGTAAATGTGCCCAAATTTAGCTGGCAATAGGTATCAGATTCATTTATCTGTCCTGGTGTAGCTTGGGTCTCAATAGATCAATCAAGGCATTAGGAAACTGTCGATAATCTAAATATGGTGTGAGAAAAACCTGTTGGTGGTATCGAATCGTTTGCTGTTGATTCAATGAAAGAGTGCTAACAAGTAATGTACTTTCAATGGTAAAACGTGAAAAGGTATTTTTACCGCAAATGATATGGATGATTGAGCTATCAGGTTTTATGTCGATAGTTTTCTCAGTAGACTGATCCACAATCGCAATGGCCATTGGTAAATGAGCAATACTATTTTGTTGAAATAGTGTGTTTTGTATCGTTCTCCAACAAGATAATTCTTTACTCACAAGTTTGCAGATAATAATGATAATTTTTCGCCAATGATTACCATTAGCTTCGATTAGTCTTTTTGCTGCATTTGGGTCACTTTCGCTCCAATCTGTTGCAATGATAGGTGGTGTGGGCAAGTAAAAAATCACTTTAGGTAAAAGGGAACCAAAGTAGTGACTAATAATATTGTTTGAAAGTGTCTCATTGCTAGCGGTTTTCATGTTCTTTAGCTTTTAGCATACTTGCTATTATAATAACCTATTCTGTCAGGCTATTTTAGGCCTTTATTTGCATCGTTGTAATCATTTTTTAGTATAAGGGAAATCATGCGCGCTATTGTTATCGGATCCACTAAGCATATGTTATTTGCCCTATTCTATAGCACTATAGGCACGTCTATTGCGTTGATTATTATTGCTGTATGGTTATTGAATGCTAGGCCAGAACTGTCACTTTGGCATACCACACATCTTAAAAATGAATATCATCAACAATCAGGTTTAGATAATTTTAAGCAGTATTTAGCACTAGAAGATAAACTATTTGCTGAAGTCGAGCAGAAAATATACCAACAATACCAACCGGAGGTCGCCTCTCCGATAAATCGTTATGAAAAGGGCAGCTCATCGGATCCTGCTTTGTGGCATGAAGACTGGAATCGATCTTTTGAGTGGCCAAATGATGATGCAGAATTTGGTTTGTTATTGATCCACGGCATGTCTGACTCACCTTACTCGATGTCGCATATTGCTGAGCATTATCGACATCAAGCCCATATAGTCGGATTAAGATTACCAGGTCACGGCACCACGCCTTCAGGGCTAACAGATATTACCTGGCCTGATTTAGCAGGTGCTGTGGCGTTAGCTACCGCTCATTTATCTGATAAATTAAAAGGTAAACCCTTATATGTTGTAGGTTTTTCTACTGGTGCAGCACTCGCGCTAAACAACCAATTAGAAGCGATAAGTCTGAATAAGCCGACTCATTATGACAAGATGATTTTTATGTCACCAGCTATTGGCTTGGCTCCCATTGCCCAGGCGGCATATTGGCAGGCTAAACTAGGTGCATTACTTGGGCAGGAAAAACTGTTTTGGAATAGTATTGAAGTTGAGTACGATCCATTTAAATATATGTCATTTGCCGTTAATGCAGGTGATATTGTTTACCAGCTAACTCTGCGTAATAAACAATTATTAGACAGTTTATCCGCAGAGCAAAAACAGAAAATCGCGCCCATACAAACCTTTCAGTCAGTCATAGATGATACGGTTTCATCTGTGAATGTCGTCGATGAGCTTTACCGATATTTGCCTAAAAACGGTCATGAATTAGTGATGTTTGACTATAATCGCAGTACCGGGTTTAGGCTGTTAATGAATCTTGATCCAATCACGTTTTTTGAACCATTTTGGACAAAGAATGATATGGATTATCGCTTAACGCTAATTGAAAGTCAGGCACAACAATCTAGGGCCGTACAAGCTAGAGAGCTTGGTATATTGAATCAGCAAGCCCCACAAGAACT encodes the following:
- a CDS encoding alpha/beta hydrolase, whose protein sequence is MRAIVIGSTKHMLFALFYSTIGTSIALIIIAVWLLNARPELSLWHTTHLKNEYHQQSGLDNFKQYLALEDKLFAEVEQKIYQQYQPEVASPINRYEKGSSSDPALWHEDWNRSFEWPNDDAEFGLLLIHGMSDSPYSMSHIAEHYRHQAHIVGLRLPGHGTTPSGLTDITWPDLAGAVALATAHLSDKLKGKPLYVVGFSTGAALALNNQLEAISLNKPTHYDKMIFMSPAIGLAPIAQAAYWQAKLGALLGQEKLFWNSIEVEYDPFKYMSFAVNAGDIVYQLTLRNKQLLDSLSAEQKQKIAPIQTFQSVIDDTVSSVNVVDELYRYLPKNGHELVMFDYNRSTGFRLLMNLDPITFFEPFWTKNDMDYRLTLIESQAQQSRAVQARELGILNQQAPQELLLEWPKGVFSLSHIALPFPIEDPLYGPLIIENTETVQIGLAVFQAEKGLFSMSAANMLRQKWNPFYPYMMDRMDKFMIPPQD
- a CDS encoding DUF6942 family protein, producing the protein MKTASNETLSNNIISHYFGSLLPKVIFYLPTPPIIATDWSESDPNAAKRLIEANGNHWRKIIIIICKLVSKELSCWRTIQNTLFQQNSIAHLPMAIAIVDQSTEKTIDIKPDSSIIHIICGKNTFSRFTIESTLLVSTLSLNQQQTIRYHQQVFLTPYLDYRQFPNALIDLLRPKLHQDR